TTCGAGGTGGTGAAGAACGGGATCCGCTTTCCGAGCCGGGTGATCATCACCAGCCGCCAGTACTTATCGGGGGAGGGGCGCCCGCTGCGCCAGGCATCCTCCACCCAGACCTATTCGAACTATCGCTTCTACGGGGTAAGGACCTCGGAAGAGGTGCGCACTCTGCTTGGATTGGCACCTCTCACCGGGGTGGGGTTGGCGACCCAGCCCGAGGCTGGATCGGCGCCCCTTCCCGGGGCTTCCCCACCCTCTCCTTGACGGTTGGTTTTCAGCGGATGGCTGCCGGGTCGGCGATGAGCAGGACCCGGACGGTGTCTCCCGCGCCGAGGGTCTCGCGGTCGGCCGGGACGATGACGAGGGCGTCCGCGCGCGAATGCGCCGGAAGATCGGCCGATCCGGTCGTCGGTATGGGACGGACCCCGACGGCTCCGCCCGCAAACGAGAGCTTGCCCGGCAGGTAGCCTGTGCGCCCCGGATGCTGCGACACTTCCGTCTCCAGGCGTGCCTCGAGATGCACTCCCTCGGGACTGGCAATCCCCTGCATCCGGCGCAGCGCGGGGGCCACGAGGACTCGGAAGGTAACCAGCGAGGAGACGGGGTTTCCGGGAAGGCCGAAGACCAGGCAGTCGCCACGCCGCCCGAACACGGCCGGCTTGCCGGGACGGATGGCCACCTGGCGGAAGGCGATCTCGACCCCGGCCCATTCCAGCTCTTTCTCCACCAGATCGTATTCTCCCATCGACACGCCGCCCGACAGAATCAGCACATTGCTCTTCAGGCCGTGCTCCAGGCAGGAGCGCAGCGCCTCGAAGCGATCGGGAACGGGGGCGAGCTCTTCCACCAGCGCCCCCAGGGACCGGGCTTCCGCGGCCAGGGCGGGGCCGTTGCTGTTACGAATCTGGCCCGGACCGGGGACCTGGTTGGCCGCCACCAGCTCGTCCCCCGTGGGCGCCACGACGACGCGCGGCAGCCTGCGGCACTGCGCCACGGCCCGGCCGACGCTGGCCAGTACTCCCAGCCGGGCGGGAGTGAGCCGGTCTCCCTCGGAAAGCACCCGAGCGCCGCGGCGCAGCTGGGTCCCGCGAGGAGCGATGTTGGCTCCGGCCGCCACCCCCTGGAGGATCCGGACGCGCCCGGCATCGAGCGCTTCGGTCTTCTCCACCATTTGCACGGCATCGCTGCCTTGCGGAATCATCGCGCCGGTCATGATCCGCGCCGCCTGGCCCGGCGCGATCAAACCCGGAGGAGGGGTGCCCGCCGGGATCTCCATGACCACCTGCAGCTCGGCCGGCGCGGCGCGAACGTCCTCGGAGCGCAGCGCGAAGCCGTCCATCATCGCCTTGTCGAAGGGAGGCTGGTCGGCATCGGCGTGGATCTCTTCGGAGAGGACCCGGCCCAGCGCCGAGGCCAGGTCCACCGATTCGAAAGGCAGGATGGGAGTGAAGTCGAGAACCGCGCGCAGCGCTTCTTCCACGGAGACCATCGGCTCGCCCGGTTTCTTCATCATCCCCTCCGCCGCGCCACCAGCACGCGCGGCAGGCCCGAGTAGTCGGGGCGGACCATCACCAGCTCGAAGCCGTCGCGACCCGCCATCAACGGGGCGACACCGTCTGCTCCCGTCCCCGAGATCTCCAGGATGACATGGCCGCCGGGGAGAAGGTAGCGGCTGGCTGCCTCCAACAGTGCCGGGTAGAGCGCCCAGGTCTGCCCGCCCGGCGGGACCAGAGCCGCCCGCGGCTCATGGTCACGCACCTCCGGCTCCAGGGAAGCCA
The Candidatus Polarisedimenticolia bacterium genome window above contains:
- the glp gene encoding gephyrin-like molybdotransferase Glp is translated as MKKPGEPMVSVEEALRAVLDFTPILPFESVDLASALGRVLSEEIHADADQPPFDKAMMDGFALRSEDVRAAPAELQVVMEIPAGTPPPGLIAPGQAARIMTGAMIPQGSDAVQMVEKTEALDAGRVRILQGVAAGANIAPRGTQLRRGARVLSEGDRLTPARLGVLASVGRAVAQCRRLPRVVVAPTGDELVAANQVPGPGQIRNSNGPALAAEARSLGALVEELAPVPDRFEALRSCLEHGLKSNVLILSGGVSMGEYDLVEKELEWAGVEIAFRQVAIRPGKPAVFGRRGDCLVFGLPGNPVSSLVTFRVLVAPALRRMQGIASPEGVHLEARLETEVSQHPGRTGYLPGKLSFAGGAVGVRPIPTTGSADLPAHSRADALVIVPADRETLGAGDTVRVLLIADPAAIR